The following coding sequences are from one Hyalangium minutum window:
- a CDS encoding carboxypeptidase regulatory-like domain-containing protein — MRWGLGVLAVVAAVLVLWALREQEPESPSGERSSPSAWVSPERSSAAEPSPKAAPAAPPVPVTSAEPVRQLPRVTVERSAFSPAGAFSGRVVSATTGEGLRGAEVTIAAPSGAASLLTDSEGRFEFRPAYPGEHQVAAIRAEGFLPFAPEWGRSPIVLSAVRDVHVREVVIALTPTPQLVGQVLSASGAPVSGATVRVLTQRAGETVLFPLKDRFTSDERGEFHFTAPDGAAVEARHSAHGTARAKVSEETLRTRRLELRLPALAPDAPRTEARVEGRVLAPDGTGASGALVSVASANSVYPRVFGDNNGYQAVAEADGSFTLEGLEPGVYDVSAMAVGLAPARAFDVSVPASGLVLRLAQGGALVGRVSEEGGAPVPAFVVYVRKQHSALEWLGFAQARFIDAEGRYSFRGLTPGRYLVQVVTAGFVPAERQVEVPEGAREVMADVLLTRGSRLEGKVLSAATRAPIAGARLSVESGLAADALAPLFDAVSGADGTFVLEGIPAKGVSILVSASGYNGRLVAGVQPTAPAIIELTPIEADAGPKVEFVGIGAVLKARGDALVIGEVIAGGGAQAAGLVPGDEVLRIDGTPVTELGFAGSIQRIRGPEGSQVMLRVRKAGQTGEADIPVPRKKIGT; from the coding sequence GTGAGGTGGGGACTCGGGGTGCTCGCTGTCGTGGCGGCGGTGCTCGTGCTGTGGGCGCTTCGGGAGCAGGAGCCCGAGAGCCCCAGCGGGGAGCGCTCGTCTCCCAGCGCATGGGTCTCCCCTGAGCGTTCCTCTGCCGCGGAGCCCTCTCCGAAGGCGGCTCCCGCGGCCCCTCCTGTCCCTGTCACGTCGGCGGAGCCGGTTCGCCAGCTCCCTCGCGTCACCGTCGAGCGCAGCGCCTTCTCGCCCGCGGGCGCTTTCTCAGGACGGGTGGTCTCCGCGACGACCGGCGAGGGCCTCCGTGGCGCGGAGGTGACGATCGCGGCTCCCAGCGGCGCGGCCTCCTTGCTGACGGACTCGGAGGGCCGCTTCGAGTTCCGGCCCGCGTACCCCGGCGAGCATCAGGTGGCCGCCATTCGCGCCGAGGGCTTCCTGCCGTTCGCGCCGGAGTGGGGCCGGAGCCCGATCGTGCTGTCCGCGGTCCGCGACGTCCATGTCCGTGAGGTCGTCATCGCGCTGACGCCCACGCCGCAGCTCGTGGGACAGGTCCTCAGTGCATCCGGAGCCCCCGTCTCTGGCGCCACGGTGCGCGTGCTCACCCAGCGCGCGGGAGAGACGGTGCTCTTCCCGCTGAAGGACCGGTTCACCTCGGATGAGCGCGGCGAGTTCCACTTCACCGCCCCCGACGGCGCCGCCGTGGAGGCCCGGCACTCGGCGCATGGTACCGCTCGCGCCAAGGTGAGCGAGGAGACCCTCCGGACCCGGCGGCTCGAGCTCCGGCTCCCCGCGCTCGCTCCGGATGCGCCCCGCACGGAGGCTCGCGTCGAGGGGCGCGTGCTGGCCCCGGATGGGACTGGCGCCTCGGGAGCGCTCGTCTCCGTAGCGTCCGCCAACAGCGTCTATCCCCGCGTGTTCGGCGACAACAATGGGTACCAGGCCGTCGCCGAAGCCGATGGGAGCTTCACCCTCGAAGGACTGGAGCCCGGTGTCTATGACGTCTCGGCGATGGCGGTGGGACTGGCGCCTGCCCGGGCCTTCGATGTGAGCGTGCCCGCGAGCGGGCTCGTGTTGCGGCTCGCGCAGGGGGGCGCGCTCGTGGGGCGCGTGTCCGAGGAGGGGGGTGCTCCCGTGCCCGCCTTCGTCGTGTACGTCCGGAAGCAGCACAGCGCCCTCGAGTGGCTCGGGTTCGCCCAGGCCCGGTTCATCGATGCCGAGGGCCGCTACTCTTTCCGAGGACTCACCCCCGGGCGCTATCTCGTCCAGGTGGTCACCGCGGGCTTCGTTCCCGCCGAGCGCCAGGTCGAAGTCCCCGAGGGCGCCCGCGAGGTGATGGCCGACGTGCTGCTCACGCGCGGCTCCCGGCTCGAGGGCAAGGTCCTCTCCGCCGCCACGCGCGCGCCCATCGCCGGAGCTCGCTTGAGCGTGGAGAGCGGGTTGGCCGCCGATGCGCTCGCGCCCCTGTTCGACGCGGTGAGCGGCGCCGATGGAACCTTTGTCCTGGAGGGCATCCCTGCGAAGGGCGTCTCGATTCTGGTCTCCGCTTCCGGCTACAACGGCCGGCTCGTCGCGGGCGTTCAGCCCACCGCCCCCGCGATCATCGAGCTGACTCCCATCGAGGCCGACGCCGGGCCCAAGGTGGAGTTCGTGGGCATTGGCGCCGTCTTGAAGGCTCGGGGGGACGCCCTGGTGATCGGTGAGGTCATCGCTGGCGGAGGGGCCCAGGCCGCCGGGCTGGTTCCCGGGGATGAGGTGCTCCGCATCGACGGCACCCCGGTCACCGAGCTGGGGTTCGCTGGCTCCATCCAGCGGATCCGCGGTCCTGAGGGCTCCCAGGTGATGCTCCGTGTGCGCAAGGCCGGGCAGACGGGCGAGGCGGACATCCCCGTCCCTCGAAAGAAGATCGGCACGTGA
- a CDS encoding DsbA family protein, producing the protein MKDTKSGGVNGVTAGVLGLVLGLVLGVGVGRMIWTTNSGSADSAKAGTAVAAANPPAPAAAPAQPPQQQRPVLSPTVFKVPLEESPSMGPADALVTLVEFTDFQCPFCSRANATVKQVQEDYGNKLRVVIKQHPLPFHPRARPAALASLAAQQQGKFFEYHDKLFANQQSLDDASLETFAKEVGLDVKKWKKDLADPKLAAIVDRDSALAESLGARGTPGFFVNGRFFSGAQPIEVFRAAIDEELNKAQMMVNEGMKPTEIYASVLAHGVSSPPPPPEPPVQKVDVGTAPAKGSSDAPVTLVAFSDFECPFCSRAANTVKQIEEEYKGKVRVAFKHQPLPRHPNAKLAAVASMAAHEQGKFWEMHDKLFANQTALDRPALEKYAQELGLDMGKFKAVLDSTKFDEYIAKDSAQGSQLGASGTPTFFINGRVIVGAKPPEVFRRVIDEELKKAGVAATGTP; encoded by the coding sequence GTGAAAGACACGAAGAGTGGCGGCGTAAACGGAGTCACCGCGGGCGTCCTGGGCCTGGTGCTGGGCCTGGTGCTTGGCGTGGGCGTGGGCCGGATGATCTGGACGACGAATAGCGGCTCCGCCGACTCCGCCAAGGCGGGCACCGCGGTGGCCGCGGCCAATCCGCCCGCTCCGGCGGCAGCTCCCGCGCAGCCGCCGCAGCAGCAGCGGCCGGTGCTCTCGCCCACCGTCTTCAAGGTTCCCCTGGAGGAGTCTCCCAGCATGGGCCCCGCGGACGCGCTGGTCACCCTGGTGGAGTTCACCGACTTCCAGTGCCCGTTCTGCTCCCGCGCCAACGCCACCGTGAAGCAGGTCCAGGAGGACTACGGCAACAAGCTGCGCGTCGTCATCAAGCAGCACCCGCTGCCCTTCCACCCGCGCGCCCGCCCCGCGGCCCTCGCGTCGCTGGCGGCCCAGCAGCAGGGCAAGTTCTTCGAGTACCACGACAAGCTCTTCGCCAATCAGCAGTCGCTGGATGACGCCAGCCTGGAGACCTTCGCCAAGGAGGTGGGCTTGGACGTGAAGAAGTGGAAGAAGGATCTGGCCGACCCGAAGCTCGCCGCCATCGTGGATCGGGACTCGGCGCTGGCTGAGTCGCTGGGCGCGCGTGGCACGCCGGGCTTCTTCGTCAACGGCCGCTTCTTCTCCGGCGCCCAGCCCATCGAAGTGTTTCGGGCCGCCATCGACGAGGAGCTGAACAAGGCGCAGATGATGGTGAACGAGGGGATGAAGCCCACGGAGATCTACGCCTCGGTGCTTGCGCACGGCGTGAGCTCGCCGCCGCCGCCGCCCGAGCCGCCCGTGCAGAAGGTGGACGTGGGCACCGCGCCGGCGAAGGGCTCGAGCGACGCCCCGGTGACGCTGGTGGCCTTCTCGGACTTCGAGTGCCCGTTCTGCTCGCGCGCCGCCAACACCGTGAAGCAGATCGAGGAGGAGTACAAGGGCAAGGTGCGCGTGGCCTTCAAGCACCAGCCGCTGCCGCGCCACCCGAACGCGAAGCTCGCCGCCGTGGCCTCCATGGCCGCCCATGAGCAGGGCAAGTTCTGGGAGATGCACGACAAGCTCTTCGCCAACCAGACCGCGCTGGACCGGCCCGCGCTCGAGAAGTACGCGCAGGAGCTCGGCCTGGACATGGGCAAGTTCAAGGCGGTGCTCGACTCCACCAAGTTCGACGAGTACATCGCCAAGGACTCCGCTCAGGGCTCCCAGCTGGGCGCCAGCGGCACGCCGACCTTCTTCATCAACGGCCGCGTCATCGTCGGCGCCAAGCCGCCCGAGGTCTTCCGCCGCGTCATCGACGAGGAGCTGAAGAAGGCGGGCGTGGCCGCCACCGGCACGCCGTAG
- a CDS encoding epimerase, producing the protein MRTPRRKFLQYSLTAASLLALGPQALAGPDKKKSTPPAKKKLKILVLGGTGFLGPAFVNAAQARGHTLTLFNRGKTRPGLFPNLEKLQGDRDPKKGEGLKALEGRKWDAVLDTSGYYPRMVKASAELLAPNVQQYVYISSISAFANNDVPHEDESGPTAKLADPTVETMGKNFENFGGLKRLCEEAAEAAFPDRAALVRPGYIVGPEDGSDRFTYWPVRYTKGGEMLAPGSPEDPLQIIDVRDLAEWLVKVMEDNLTGVYNATGPEKPWTLGALLAACKEAAGKADTKLVWVPSEFLAKNGEDGEGDIPIWAPPIGKTKGFHLRSIDKALKAGLKFRPGPVTVKDTLAYFNSLPEERRAKPRAGLTPEREQALISLWRQEQQPAGAPGAAPGRPAEKPQKGK; encoded by the coding sequence ATGCGCACTCCCCGCAGGAAGTTCCTGCAGTACTCGCTGACCGCAGCCTCTCTGCTGGCACTGGGCCCCCAGGCCCTGGCCGGCCCGGACAAGAAGAAGTCCACGCCTCCCGCGAAGAAGAAGCTGAAGATCCTCGTGCTGGGCGGCACGGGCTTCCTGGGCCCGGCCTTCGTCAACGCGGCGCAGGCGCGCGGCCACACGCTGACGCTCTTCAACCGCGGCAAGACGCGCCCCGGCTTGTTCCCCAACCTGGAGAAGCTGCAGGGCGACCGGGACCCGAAGAAGGGCGAGGGCCTCAAGGCACTCGAGGGCCGCAAGTGGGACGCGGTGCTGGACACCTCGGGCTACTACCCGCGCATGGTGAAGGCCTCGGCGGAGCTGCTGGCCCCCAACGTCCAGCAGTACGTCTACATCTCCAGCATCTCGGCGTTCGCCAACAACGATGTGCCCCACGAGGACGAGAGCGGCCCCACCGCCAAGCTGGCCGACCCCACCGTGGAGACCATGGGGAAGAACTTCGAGAACTTTGGCGGCCTGAAGCGGCTGTGCGAGGAAGCCGCAGAGGCGGCGTTCCCGGACCGGGCCGCGCTGGTACGCCCCGGCTACATCGTCGGGCCGGAGGATGGCTCGGATCGCTTCACGTACTGGCCGGTGCGCTACACGAAGGGTGGCGAGATGCTGGCGCCGGGCAGCCCGGAGGATCCGCTGCAGATCATCGATGTGAGGGACTTGGCCGAGTGGCTGGTGAAGGTGATGGAGGACAACCTCACCGGCGTCTACAACGCCACGGGCCCGGAGAAGCCGTGGACCCTGGGCGCGCTGCTGGCGGCGTGCAAGGAGGCCGCAGGCAAAGCGGACACGAAGCTGGTGTGGGTGCCCTCGGAGTTCCTCGCGAAGAACGGCGAGGACGGAGAGGGAGACATCCCCATCTGGGCGCCGCCCATCGGGAAGACGAAGGGCTTCCACCTGCGCTCCATCGACAAGGCGCTGAAGGCGGGGCTCAAGTTCCGGCCGGGCCCCGTCACCGTGAAGGACACGCTGGCGTACTTCAACAGCCTGCCCGAGGAGCGCCGCGCCAAGCCGCGCGCGGGCCTCACCCCGGAGCGCGAGCAGGCGCTCATCTCCCTGTGGCGGCAGGAGCAGCAGCCGGCGGGAGCCCCAGGTGCGGCGCCTGGGCGGCCCGCGGAGAAGCCCCAGAAGGGGAAGTAA
- a CDS encoding pilus assembly protein PilY — protein sequence MEKRLQMIRYGLGLVLWGFAGSASAQLGSFTDSPACCQLTTALIQDVVYGKDESAEERMLSDGTPANLHILIDTSSSMRELPQVVNSTHSEFFSITVNGCENPRLDAFATSRGWNPSIQYPPPDVGTGLGSDTGFPNLFQDNKFYGYMYWADLTNPPPQWTSREQACQSQVPNWNTSNAAEYFRCLTCLSTKGYYKVPGAPGRDAPPLENPDFIFWGRYLNFNPPKYVTLKAVLKSLLKDVRRLRVGLSHFSNNTPNSVLLKAQAPSCSAIVQDPIAFDSQRASYINALNSLTFTTGTPLARALLNLGYYFSSSDTVYRNMLGFGGNYSYPTTFRNEALSSPNRSVCWGCQGTSVVIISDGEPTGDTFASALLTRFRAINGGPVYCPDSAPCGSGTPAGRDKGSNASSTTDDNPNYYLDDVAQFLHNWDLQSNNPPIVGEFDTSGRQSLTIHTIALGFQSNFLQHTAEVGGGLYSSVNDGGGLRQALYELLSVPGAAQTRAAGLAPSTVSGPLAVQPASALVPRLTVSPNPKAPWKGALYRFQLVEERQLGCNPLNPAAGGDRNFDGDCDDTLLVDADGDGVREDTSGQFIKEITPSIPARPFWEAGQVLKPSTGQTNRWQIRNIFTLIDSNGDGKLDRQDTPVAFTEANAPLLREYLGISQYPKGCLDLAATLGVASLTPDDCARVIIRWYRGADALNPDPALRGYDRPFLLQDILHSAPISVEPPQPKSSCDGSPQCLPALFSGATPLQGGYTVPGQPGTADAYDTYAYEAGDRDKVVLVGSNGGMLHAFLNGRSTGRDSATGQALYDAGTGQELWAFIPPDVLPRMKAHLGEHALLMDGTAMVRDVWLDGVEGQPADGIKQWQEYRTVAVIGTGRGGVHRFALDLTRMLGQLPGEAAARRPDMPGDFLWMWPQACDPLSLQVGESFSHFAPQPPPIAPVALTPTADDALRAISGLPPRGVVTPWEINDTAARERWVVALNGGYDPQNARGRGMAMVDLANGHTVWSFFHDAPRGRSQHLRYAITAGLALADAGPARGDGPGADLLFDTATVGDAGGQLWTVRFWQPGQWDDNTRQVSNWYAARAFRAANLAGRSTSPEALRGPFSQIATNMVQPDTGILRTFIGTGDSQNLTDPGTLCRLGNPRACAEQGCAVQSTLEVQLGGSLASTTRTAWSNFAQTSTTSFQSMAGPSCAGSRVRLSWNNDPANGCPNSSDGAIEYACSGDSATWSCREAVNTWATLSYPQSTSPFFQRFYGLWSYGGSPSRTFNTESEAAAFDSQLLTDAELVNVGQFDSGGAVPAGLEASAAPWDKGWYIAYPRGSERTGSSATLINGCLLWTSFEASTQGPPVCTPWGSTNTARLYQADPLSGRASCASGFYEPNSGVWSRFSAFSTTLHLGAPAALRSESTHTLSTQAILSTPARSGSGGRPLVLTPVTQGPP from the coding sequence ATGGAAAAGAGACTTCAGATGATTCGCTATGGCCTTGGCCTGGTGCTGTGGGGCTTCGCGGGGAGTGCCTCCGCGCAGCTCGGGAGCTTCACCGACAGCCCGGCGTGCTGCCAGCTCACCACCGCGCTCATTCAGGACGTGGTGTACGGCAAGGATGAGTCCGCCGAGGAGCGCATGCTCTCGGACGGCACGCCGGCCAACCTCCACATCCTCATCGACACCTCGAGCTCGATGCGCGAGCTGCCCCAGGTCGTCAACAGCACCCACTCGGAGTTCTTCAGCATCACCGTGAACGGCTGCGAGAACCCGCGGCTGGATGCGTTCGCCACCAGCCGGGGGTGGAACCCGAGCATCCAATACCCGCCGCCGGACGTAGGCACGGGGCTGGGCTCGGACACGGGCTTCCCCAACCTGTTCCAGGACAACAAGTTCTACGGCTACATGTACTGGGCGGACCTGACCAACCCGCCGCCGCAGTGGACGTCCAGGGAGCAGGCCTGCCAGTCGCAGGTGCCCAACTGGAACACCTCCAACGCCGCCGAGTACTTCCGCTGCCTCACGTGCCTGAGCACCAAGGGCTACTACAAGGTGCCGGGCGCTCCCGGCCGCGACGCGCCGCCGCTGGAGAACCCCGACTTCATCTTCTGGGGCCGCTACCTCAACTTCAACCCGCCCAAGTACGTCACCCTCAAGGCGGTGCTCAAGTCGCTCCTCAAAGACGTGCGCCGCCTGCGCGTGGGCCTGAGCCACTTCAGCAACAACACCCCCAACTCCGTGCTGCTCAAGGCACAGGCTCCCTCGTGCTCCGCCATCGTCCAGGACCCGATCGCCTTCGATTCACAGCGCGCCAGCTACATCAACGCCCTCAACTCACTGACCTTCACCACGGGCACGCCGCTGGCACGCGCATTGCTGAACCTCGGGTACTACTTCAGCTCGAGTGACACGGTGTACCGGAACATGCTCGGGTTCGGCGGCAACTACAGCTACCCGACCACCTTCCGCAACGAGGCGCTCTCTTCGCCCAACCGCAGCGTGTGTTGGGGCTGCCAGGGCACCTCGGTGGTCATCATCTCGGACGGTGAGCCTACCGGCGACACCTTTGCCTCCGCACTGCTCACCCGGTTCCGCGCGATCAACGGCGGCCCGGTGTACTGCCCAGACTCCGCGCCGTGCGGCTCGGGAACCCCTGCGGGCCGCGACAAGGGGAGCAACGCCAGCAGCACCACGGACGACAATCCCAACTACTACCTGGATGACGTGGCCCAGTTCCTCCACAACTGGGACCTGCAGAGCAACAATCCGCCCATCGTTGGCGAGTTCGATACCAGCGGCCGACAGAGCCTGACCATCCACACCATCGCGCTCGGCTTCCAGAGCAACTTCCTCCAGCACACGGCGGAGGTAGGCGGTGGCCTCTACTCCAGCGTGAATGACGGAGGCGGCCTGCGGCAGGCCCTGTACGAGCTCCTCAGCGTGCCAGGCGCCGCGCAGACGCGCGCCGCGGGTTTGGCTCCCTCCACCGTGAGCGGCCCACTGGCGGTCCAGCCCGCCTCCGCACTCGTGCCGCGTCTCACCGTCTCGCCGAACCCCAAGGCTCCGTGGAAGGGCGCCCTCTACCGCTTCCAGCTCGTGGAGGAGCGGCAGCTCGGGTGCAATCCGCTCAACCCGGCGGCCGGAGGCGATCGCAACTTCGACGGAGACTGTGACGACACGCTCCTGGTGGATGCCGATGGGGATGGGGTGAGGGAGGACACGTCGGGGCAGTTCATCAAGGAGATCACCCCGTCGATTCCCGCGCGGCCCTTCTGGGAGGCGGGCCAGGTGCTCAAGCCCTCCACGGGACAGACGAACCGGTGGCAGATCCGCAACATCTTCACCCTCATCGACAGCAATGGAGACGGGAAGCTCGACCGCCAGGACACGCCGGTGGCGTTCACCGAGGCCAATGCGCCCCTGCTCCGCGAGTACCTGGGCATCAGCCAGTACCCCAAGGGCTGCCTGGACCTGGCCGCGACGCTGGGCGTCGCCTCGCTGACGCCGGACGACTGCGCCCGCGTCATCATCCGCTGGTACCGAGGCGCGGATGCCCTCAACCCGGATCCGGCCCTGCGCGGCTATGACCGGCCCTTCCTGCTGCAGGACATCCTCCACTCCGCGCCCATCAGCGTGGAGCCGCCGCAGCCGAAGTCCTCGTGTGACGGCTCGCCCCAGTGCCTGCCCGCGCTCTTCAGCGGCGCCACTCCGCTGCAGGGCGGCTACACCGTGCCGGGCCAGCCGGGAACGGCGGACGCCTACGACACGTACGCCTACGAGGCCGGGGACCGGGACAAGGTCGTCCTCGTGGGCTCCAACGGCGGCATGCTCCACGCCTTCCTCAATGGCCGGAGCACCGGCAGGGACTCCGCCACCGGCCAGGCCCTCTACGACGCGGGCACCGGCCAGGAGCTGTGGGCGTTCATCCCGCCGGACGTGCTGCCTCGGATGAAGGCCCATCTGGGCGAGCACGCCCTCCTCATGGATGGCACCGCCATGGTGCGCGACGTGTGGCTCGATGGTGTGGAGGGGCAGCCGGCCGATGGCATCAAGCAGTGGCAGGAGTACCGCACCGTGGCGGTCATCGGCACGGGCCGCGGCGGCGTTCACCGCTTCGCGCTCGACCTGACGCGCATGCTCGGACAGCTTCCCGGAGAAGCGGCGGCGCGGCGCCCCGACATGCCCGGAGACTTCCTGTGGATGTGGCCACAAGCGTGTGACCCGCTGTCGCTCCAGGTGGGCGAGAGCTTCTCTCACTTCGCGCCGCAGCCGCCGCCCATCGCTCCGGTAGCCCTCACGCCCACGGCGGATGACGCCCTGCGCGCGATCTCCGGCCTGCCGCCCAGAGGAGTCGTCACGCCCTGGGAGATCAACGACACCGCGGCGCGCGAGCGGTGGGTGGTGGCGCTCAACGGCGGATACGATCCGCAGAACGCGCGCGGCCGGGGCATGGCGATGGTGGACCTCGCGAACGGCCACACCGTATGGAGCTTCTTCCACGACGCTCCACGAGGCCGCTCGCAGCACTTGCGCTACGCGATCACCGCGGGGCTGGCGCTGGCGGACGCGGGCCCGGCGCGCGGAGACGGACCGGGCGCGGACCTGCTCTTCGACACCGCCACGGTAGGAGACGCGGGCGGACAGTTGTGGACCGTGCGTTTCTGGCAGCCCGGCCAGTGGGATGACAACACGCGGCAGGTGAGCAACTGGTACGCAGCGCGCGCGTTCCGGGCGGCGAACCTGGCGGGCCGCTCCACGAGCCCCGAGGCCCTGCGCGGCCCGTTCAGCCAGATCGCCACGAACATGGTGCAGCCCGACACGGGCATCCTCCGCACCTTCATCGGCACGGGCGACAGCCAGAACCTCACGGACCCTGGGACGCTCTGCCGCCTGGGCAACCCACGTGCCTGTGCGGAGCAGGGCTGCGCGGTGCAGAGCACCCTCGAGGTGCAGCTGGGCGGGAGCCTGGCGTCCACCACGCGGACGGCCTGGTCGAACTTCGCCCAGACGAGCACCACCTCCTTCCAGAGCATGGCAGGCCCCTCGTGCGCGGGCTCGCGCGTGCGGCTCTCGTGGAACAACGACCCGGCGAATGGCTGCCCCAACAGCAGCGACGGTGCAATCGAGTACGCCTGCTCCGGCGATTCGGCCACCTGGAGCTGCCGCGAGGCGGTGAACACCTGGGCCACCCTCAGCTATCCCCAGTCCACGAGCCCGTTCTTCCAGCGCTTCTATGGCCTGTGGAGCTATGGCGGCAGCCCCTCGCGCACGTTCAACACGGAGAGCGAGGCGGCGGCCTTCGACTCGCAACTGCTCACGGACGCGGAGCTGGTCAATGTGGGGCAGTTCGACAGCGGGGGGGCGGTCCCCGCCGGGCTCGAAGCGAGCGCCGCGCCCTGGGACAAGGGCTGGTACATCGCCTATCCCCGAGGCTCCGAGCGGACCGGCTCGTCCGCCACGCTCATCAACGGGTGCTTGCTGTGGACCTCGTTCGAGGCCTCCACGCAGGGCCCTCCCGTGTGCACCCCGTGGGGTTCCACCAACACCGCGCGGCTCTACCAGGCGGATCCACTCAGTGGCAGGGCAAGCTGCGCCTCGGGCTTCTACGAGCCCAACAGTGGCGTGTGGTCCCGCTTCTCCGCGTTCAGCACGACCCTGCACCTGGGCGCTCCGGCCGCGCTGCGCAGCGAATCCACCCACACGCTCTCCACGCAGGCCATCCTGAGCACTCCGGCGCGCTCGGGCTCAGGGGGAAGGCCCCTCGTCCTGACGCCCGTGACGCAGGGTCCGCCGTAA